A genomic region of Azoarcus sp. KH32C contains the following coding sequences:
- a CDS encoding PhoH family protein produces the protein MVKRAPSSTKTKLFVLDTNVLMHDPTSLFRFEEHDVYVPIMTLEELDNNKKGMSEVARNARQASRTLDEVVSSSEHDIATGIDLAAPSHDLATGKLFLQTEAINVQLPAALPTAKGDNQILGVMMHLAERTPKRPVILVSKDINMRIKARALGLDAQDYFNDKVLEDTDLLYTGWLELPVDFWDKHAKGMKSWKENGHTYYQIEGPQSADLMVNEFIYQDGENPLNAWVKERNGRSVLIETVTDYGHNKNNVWGITARNREQNFALNLLMNPEIDFVTLLGQAGTGKTLLTLAAGLTQVLETKRYSEIIMTRVTVPVGEDIGFLPGTEEEKMAPWMGALEDNLDVLNGTTGEGGDWGRAATRDLIRSRIKVKSLNFMRGRTFINKFLIIDEAQNLTPKQMKTLITRAGPGTKVVCLGNIAQIDTPYLTEGSSGLTFVVDRFKSWPHSGHITLQRGERSRLADHAADVL, from the coding sequence ATGGTCAAGCGCGCGCCCAGCTCAACGAAGACCAAACTCTTTGTCCTCGACACCAACGTGCTGATGCACGATCCGACCAGCCTGTTCCGCTTTGAAGAGCACGACGTCTACGTGCCGATCATGACGCTGGAGGAGCTCGACAACAACAAGAAGGGCATGTCGGAAGTGGCGCGCAATGCGCGTCAGGCCAGCCGAACGCTTGATGAAGTCGTGTCCTCCAGCGAGCACGACATCGCGACCGGGATCGATCTGGCTGCGCCCTCGCACGACCTTGCAACCGGCAAGCTGTTCCTGCAGACCGAGGCGATCAACGTGCAGCTGCCGGCTGCGCTGCCCACTGCCAAGGGCGACAACCAGATTCTCGGCGTGATGATGCATCTCGCCGAACGCACTCCCAAGCGTCCGGTGATTCTCGTCTCCAAGGACATCAACATGCGCATCAAGGCCCGCGCGCTGGGCCTGGACGCGCAGGACTACTTCAACGACAAGGTTCTCGAGGATACCGACCTCCTCTACACCGGCTGGCTGGAGCTGCCCGTCGACTTCTGGGACAAACATGCCAAGGGCATGAAATCATGGAAGGAGAACGGGCACACCTACTACCAGATCGAAGGCCCACAGAGCGCCGATCTGATGGTCAACGAGTTCATCTACCAGGACGGAGAGAACCCGCTCAACGCCTGGGTGAAAGAACGCAACGGCCGCAGCGTGCTGATCGAGACCGTTACCGACTACGGACACAACAAGAACAACGTGTGGGGGATCACGGCGCGCAACCGTGAGCAGAACTTCGCGTTGAACCTGCTGATGAACCCCGAGATCGACTTCGTCACCCTGCTCGGCCAGGCGGGCACCGGCAAGACGCTGTTGACGCTCGCGGCGGGCCTGACCCAGGTCCTCGAGACCAAGCGCTACTCCGAAATCATCATGACGCGCGTCACGGTGCCGGTCGGCGAGGACATCGGCTTCTTGCCGGGCACCGAGGAAGAAAAAATGGCGCCGTGGATGGGGGCGCTGGAAGACAACCTGGACGTCCTCAACGGCACCACCGGTGAAGGCGGCGACTGGGGCCGTGCGGCGACGCGCGACTTGATCCGCTCGCGGATCAAGGTGAAGAGCCTCAACTTCATGCGCGGGCGCACCTTCATCAACAAGTTCCTGATCATCGACGAGGCGCAGAACCTGACGCCGAAGCAGATGAAGACGCTGATCACGCGCGCGGGCCCCGGCACCAAGGTGGTATGCCTTGGCAACATCGCGCAGATCGACACGCCTTACCTTACAGAAGGCAGTTCGGGCCTGACTTTCGTCGTCGATCGCTTCAAGAGTTGGCCGCATTCGGGCCACATCACGCTCCAGCGCGGCGAGCGCTCGCGCCTCGCAGACCACGCGGCAGACGTGTTGTAG
- a CDS encoding Mth938-like domain-containing protein, producing the protein MKLNLDVNPNLNLVTGYGADHLMINKVRHDGNLLVTSDRIVTGWAQGGFDALRPEDFEAVRALAVEIVIIGTGARQRFPRPQIMRPLIDARIGFEVMDFAAACRTYNILASEGRSVAAALLFDPA; encoded by the coding sequence ATGAAACTGAATCTCGACGTCAATCCGAACCTCAATCTCGTAACCGGGTATGGGGCCGACCACCTGATGATCAACAAGGTCCGTCATGACGGCAACCTGCTGGTGACGAGCGACCGCATCGTCACCGGGTGGGCGCAGGGCGGATTCGATGCGCTCAGGCCCGAGGACTTCGAAGCCGTTCGCGCTCTGGCGGTCGAAATCGTGATCATCGGCACCGGCGCCCGCCAGCGCTTCCCGCGCCCCCAGATCATGCGCCCGCTGATCGACGCGCGCATCGGTTTCGAGGTCATGGACTTCGCTGCGGCCTGCCGCACGTACAACATCCTGGCATCCGAAGGGCGGTCAGTCGCCGCCGCCCTGCTCTTCGACCCCGCCTGA
- a CDS encoding pyridoxal phosphate-dependent aminotransferase, whose amino-acid sequence MSVEPKLRVASPLPETHSAPEAARAGAVVRKSAKLANVCYDIRGPVLTRAKQMEDEGHKIMKLNIGNLAAFGFDAPEEIQMDMIRNLPNSAGYSDSKGIFAARKAIMHYTQQKHIKGVDIEDIYIGNGVSELIVMAMNALLNAGDEVLVPAPDYPLWTAAVSLSGGTPVHYLCNEAEGWLPDLEDMRARITPNTRAIVVINPNNPTGALYPDHILRGIVEIAREHGLILYADEVYDKVLYDGEKHTSLASLSEDVLTIVFNGLSKNYRSCGYRAGWMVVCGDKRNAQDYIEGLNMLASMRLCANVPGQYAIQTALGGYQSIDDLVSEGGRMRRQRDLAYELITEIPGVSCVKPKATLYMFPRLDPKVYPIEDDQAFIAELLEEERVLLVQGTGFNWPHADHFRLVFLPHEDDLRDAIGRIARFLEHYRKRHGT is encoded by the coding sequence ATGAGCGTCGAGCCCAAGCTACGGGTGGCTTCCCCTTTACCCGAAACGCATTCTGCGCCGGAAGCGGCGCGCGCCGGCGCCGTAGTCCGCAAGTCCGCAAAGCTCGCCAACGTCTGCTACGACATCCGCGGCCCGGTCCTGACGCGTGCCAAGCAGATGGAAGACGAGGGGCACAAGATCATGAAGCTGAACATCGGCAATCTTGCCGCGTTCGGCTTCGACGCGCCCGAAGAAATCCAGATGGACATGATCCGGAATCTGCCGAATTCGGCAGGTTATTCCGATTCGAAGGGCATTTTCGCCGCGCGCAAGGCGATCATGCACTACACCCAGCAGAAGCACATCAAGGGTGTGGATATCGAGGATATCTACATCGGCAACGGCGTGTCCGAGCTGATCGTGATGGCGATGAACGCGCTGCTCAATGCCGGCGACGAAGTGCTGGTGCCGGCGCCCGACTATCCGCTGTGGACCGCGGCGGTGAGCCTTTCCGGCGGCACGCCCGTGCACTACCTGTGCAACGAGGCCGAGGGCTGGCTGCCCGACCTCGAGGACATGCGTGCACGCATCACGCCGAATACGCGCGCGATCGTCGTCATCAACCCGAACAACCCGACCGGCGCGCTGTACCCGGACCACATCCTGCGCGGCATCGTCGAGATCGCGCGTGAGCATGGCCTGATCCTGTATGCCGACGAGGTCTACGACAAGGTGCTGTACGACGGCGAGAAGCACACCTCGCTCGCCTCGCTGTCTGAAGACGTCCTGACGATCGTGTTCAACGGCCTGTCGAAGAACTACCGTTCGTGCGGCTACCGTGCCGGCTGGATGGTCGTATGCGGCGACAAGCGCAATGCGCAGGACTACATCGAGGGACTGAACATGCTCGCCTCGATGCGCCTGTGCGCGAACGTCCCCGGCCAGTATGCGATCCAGACCGCGCTCGGCGGCTACCAGAGCATCGACGACCTCGTCAGTGAGGGCGGCCGGATGCGGCGCCAGCGCGATCTGGCGTACGAACTGATCACCGAGATCCCCGGCGTCAGCTGCGTGAAGCCGAAGGCGACGCTGTACATGTTCCCGCGGCTCGATCCGAAGGTCTATCCGATCGAGGACGACCAGGCCTTTATCGCAGAACTGCTGGAAGAGGAGCGCGTGCTGCTCGTGCAGGGCACCGGCTTCAACTGGCCGCATGCGGACCACTTCCGGCTGGTGTTCCTGCCGCACGAGGACGACCTGCGCGACGCGATCGGCCGTATCGCCCGCTTCCTCGAGCATTACCGAAAGCGTCATGGCACCTGA
- a CDS encoding DUF294 nucleotidyltransferase-like domain-containing protein, whose protein sequence is MTATAPEMLVGASTEFLKRFSPFNRMEADALEFLAERAVLAFHPKGREILTPEMGQPTHFHIVQRGQVQARQSGPTSVTDYTLMTLGPGECFPIGAISAQRPSTNAYVAIEDSFVFQIPAEDFLTLMQMSPVFHLFCTQYIASLLNQSRQQLQTTFSQRAAEQQTMTTLLGQLVKTDPVFVAPDATIRSALEKMAERHIGCIVIVDGERRPVGILTQSDLLPRVVLPGIDLTRPISDVMTQAPHVMSATASAYDAALDMATHGVRHLLVIDSEERLKGVVSERDLFTLQRISLRQIRASIEGAADIEALKGASRDIRQLALNLIAQGIGAEQLTQFISALNDVLTRRIIDIAVGKHKLYGVDYAWLAFGSEGRHEQTLSSDQDNGIIFEIPEGGDGAALKQRLMAFAGDVNDDLAACGFPLCKGGIMARNADLCLTLDEWKGRFGDWIREPDPQALLNASIFFDFRVLCGNERLGDQLRGWLNRSARSNTAFLRMMAANALQVAPPLGRIRDFVVEDDGTIDLKKFGTRLFVDAARILALRAEVNSSSTVQRLRQAGAKIGIAAEELAALIDGFHFIQLLRLRSQHLDTEHDAPGDNRIDPDDLNELDRRILKEAFRQARKLQLRLKLDYQL, encoded by the coding sequence ATGACCGCCACCGCCCCCGAGATGCTGGTCGGAGCCAGCACCGAGTTTCTCAAGCGCTTTTCACCGTTCAACCGGATGGAAGCAGACGCGCTCGAGTTTCTCGCCGAGCGCGCGGTCCTCGCCTTTCACCCCAAGGGCCGGGAAATCCTGACGCCCGAGATGGGACAGCCGACGCACTTCCACATCGTGCAGCGTGGCCAGGTCCAGGCGAGGCAATCGGGCCCGACGAGCGTCACCGACTACACGCTGATGACGCTGGGCCCCGGCGAATGCTTCCCGATCGGCGCAATTTCCGCGCAACGCCCGTCGACGAATGCCTACGTCGCGATCGAGGACAGCTTCGTCTTCCAGATTCCCGCAGAAGATTTCCTGACGCTCATGCAGATGAGCCCGGTCTTCCATCTCTTCTGCACGCAATACATCGCGAGCCTGCTCAACCAGTCGCGCCAGCAGCTGCAGACCACGTTCTCGCAGCGTGCCGCCGAGCAGCAGACGATGACGACACTGCTCGGCCAGCTCGTCAAGACCGATCCCGTCTTCGTCGCGCCGGACGCGACGATCCGCTCGGCGCTGGAGAAGATGGCCGAGCGGCACATCGGCTGCATCGTCATCGTCGACGGCGAGCGGCGCCCGGTCGGCATCCTCACGCAGAGCGACCTGCTGCCGCGCGTGGTGCTTCCGGGCATCGACCTGACCCGTCCGATCAGCGACGTGATGACCCAGGCGCCGCACGTGATGTCGGCGACGGCGTCGGCCTATGACGCCGCACTCGACATGGCGACGCATGGCGTCCGGCACCTGCTCGTCATCGACAGCGAAGAGCGCCTAAAAGGCGTCGTGTCGGAACGCGACCTCTTCACGCTGCAGCGCATCAGCCTGCGCCAGATCCGCGCGAGCATCGAGGGCGCCGCGGACATCGAGGCGCTCAAGGGTGCGAGCCGCGACATCCGCCAGCTCGCACTGAACCTGATCGCCCAGGGGATCGGCGCCGAACAGCTCACGCAGTTCATCTCGGCGCTCAACGATGTACTGACCCGCCGCATCATCGACATCGCCGTCGGCAAGCACAAACTCTACGGCGTCGATTACGCGTGGCTCGCCTTCGGCTCCGAGGGTCGGCACGAGCAGACGCTGTCGTCGGATCAGGACAACGGCATCATCTTCGAGATCCCAGAAGGCGGCGACGGCGCGGCGCTGAAGCAGCGCCTGATGGCATTCGCCGGGGATGTCAATGACGACCTCGCCGCCTGCGGCTTCCCGCTGTGCAAGGGAGGCATCATGGCGCGAAATGCCGACCTCTGCCTGACGCTGGACGAGTGGAAAGGCCGCTTCGGCGACTGGATTCGCGAACCGGACCCGCAGGCGCTGCTCAACGCATCGATCTTCTTCGATTTCCGCGTCCTGTGCGGCAACGAACGGCTCGGGGATCAACTGCGCGGCTGGCTCAATCGCTCCGCCCGCTCGAATACCGCCTTCTTGCGCATGATGGCCGCCAACGCCCTGCAGGTCGCGCCCCCGCTCGGCCGCATCCGCGATTTCGTCGTCGAGGACGACGGCACGATCGATCTCAAGAAGTTCGGCACGCGTCTTTTCGTGGACGCCGCGCGCATCCTTGCGCTGCGCGCCGAGGTCAACTCCAGCAGCACCGTGCAGCGCCTGCGCCAGGCGGGCGCGAAAATCGGCATAGCGGCCGAGGAGCTCGCAGCGCTGATCGACGGCTTCCATTTCATCCAGTTGCTGCGCCTGCGCTCGCAACATCTCGACACCGAACATGACGCTCCGGGCGACAACCGCATCGACCCCGACGATCTCAACGAACTGGACCGCCGCATCCTGAAGGAAGCGTTCCGGCAGGCCCGCAAGCTGCAGTTGCGACTGAAGCTCGACTACCAGCTATGA
- a CDS encoding homoserine dehydrogenase: MKAINVGLLGIGTVGGGTFTVLKRNEEEITRRAGRPIRITTVADKNLELARRIAGEGVTLTDDAFSVVADPEIDIVVELIGGYGVARELVLKAIENGKHVVTANKALLAVHGNEIFAAAQKKGVMVAFEAAVAGGIPIIKALREGLSANRIQWLAGIINGTTNFILSEMRDKGLPFADVLKEAQALGYAEADPTFDIEGVDAAHKATIMSAIAFGVPMQFDAAYVEGITKLEAEDITYAEQLGYRIKLLGIAKMRDNGVELRVHPTLIPEKRLIANVEGAMNAVMVYGDAVGTTLYYGKGAGAEPTASAVIADLVDVTRLHTADPEHRVPHLAFQPDQVRDLKVLPIEEVETSYYLRMRVDDKPGVLADITRILADSDISIEALLQKEAAEGASQTDIIMLTHSTLEKNANAAIASIEALPVVAGKIVRLRMEGLQ, translated from the coding sequence ATGAAAGCGATCAATGTTGGCCTGCTGGGCATTGGTACCGTCGGCGGCGGTACGTTCACCGTTCTGAAGCGCAACGAGGAAGAAATTACCCGTCGCGCCGGTCGCCCGATTCGGATTACCACCGTGGCCGACAAGAATCTGGAGCTCGCCCGCCGCATCGCCGGCGAGGGCGTCACGCTGACTGACGACGCGTTTTCGGTCGTGGCCGACCCGGAAATCGATATCGTCGTCGAACTGATTGGCGGCTACGGCGTCGCGCGCGAACTGGTGCTGAAGGCGATCGAGAACGGCAAGCACGTCGTCACCGCCAACAAGGCGCTGCTCGCCGTGCATGGCAACGAGATCTTCGCTGCCGCGCAGAAGAAGGGCGTGATGGTCGCATTTGAGGCCGCGGTCGCCGGCGGCATCCCCATCATCAAGGCGTTGCGCGAAGGCCTGTCCGCGAACCGCATCCAGTGGCTCGCCGGCATCATCAACGGCACGACGAACTTCATCCTGTCCGAAATGCGCGACAAGGGTCTGCCCTTTGCCGACGTGCTCAAGGAAGCGCAGGCGCTGGGCTATGCCGAAGCGGACCCGACCTTCGACATCGAAGGCGTGGATGCGGCGCACAAGGCGACGATCATGAGCGCGATCGCGTTCGGCGTGCCGATGCAGTTCGACGCTGCCTACGTCGAGGGCATCACCAAGCTCGAAGCCGAGGACATCACCTACGCCGAGCAACTGGGCTACCGCATCAAGCTGCTGGGTATCGCGAAGATGCGCGACAACGGCGTCGAACTGCGCGTGCACCCGACCCTGATCCCCGAGAAGCGCCTGATCGCCAACGTCGAAGGTGCGATGAACGCGGTCATGGTCTACGGCGACGCCGTCGGCACGACCCTCTACTACGGCAAGGGCGCCGGCGCCGAGCCGACCGCTTCGGCCGTGATCGCCGACCTCGTCGACGTTACCCGCCTGCACACCGCCGACCCCGAGCATCGCGTGCCGCACCTCGCGTTCCAGCCGGACCAGGTGCGCGACCTGAAGGTCCTGCCGATCGAGGAGGTCGAAACCTCCTACTACCTTCGCATGCGCGTCGACGACAAGCCGGGCGTGCTCGCGGACATCACGCGCATTCTCGCCGACAGCGACATCTCGATCGAGGCGCTGCTGCAGAAGGAAGCGGCCGAAGGTGCGTCTCAGACCGACATCATCATGCTGACGCATTCGACGCTGGAAAAGAACGCCAACGCCGCGATTGCGAGCATCGAGGCGCTTCCGGTGGTCGCCGGCAAGATCGTCCGTCTGCGCATGGAAGGCCTGCAGTAA
- a CDS encoding 3'-5' exonuclease — protein sequence MNWLTRLLGNRPDLESLDAPLRDAVLRWQALPPPDLGKPHFETRYVVLNTEATGLDVDHDRLLAVGAIGLDGALLSPRDSYYAKLDPDPAKALAELLTFTGNGPVVVYNAGFNRTLIERALAETLGVAPDWCWLDLYWLLPCLFEDHFDRPARLGDWMKVFGIETFQRHHALGDAWVIAQLMLAAQSRALQAGTSSARSLADLERNRRQLSRQP from the coding sequence ATGAACTGGCTCACGCGCCTGCTCGGCAACCGCCCCGACCTCGAATCGCTCGACGCGCCGTTGCGTGACGCCGTCCTGCGGTGGCAGGCGCTTCCGCCGCCGGACCTCGGAAAGCCGCACTTCGAGACCCGCTACGTCGTGCTGAATACCGAAGCGACCGGCCTGGATGTCGATCACGACCGCTTGCTCGCAGTCGGCGCGATCGGACTCGACGGCGCCTTGCTGTCTCCTCGCGACAGCTATTACGCCAAGCTGGATCCGGATCCGGCGAAGGCGCTCGCCGAACTGCTCACCTTCACCGGAAATGGTCCAGTTGTCGTTTATAATGCCGGGTTTAACCGCACGCTGATTGAGCGGGCGCTCGCCGAGACACTGGGTGTGGCGCCGGATTGGTGCTGGCTCGATCTCTACTGGCTGCTACCCTGCCTTTTCGAAGATCACTTCGACAGGCCCGCGCGGCTTGGCGACTGGATGAAGGTCTTCGGCATCGAGACCTTCCAGCGCCACCACGCGCTCGGCGATGCGTGGGTGATCGCCCAGCTGATGCTCGCCGCACAATCCCGTGCCCTCCAGGCAGGCACATCCTCCGCACGCAGCCTGGCCGACCTTGAACGCAACCGGCGGCAACTGAGCCGCCAGCCATGA
- a CDS encoding C40 family peptidase, with product MTRYPNFTLTLASLALSLALAFSSAADAAENPSQTVTQSALQSIEGYSSAVQNLVNEGMDYLGIRYRFGGNSPETGLDCSGLVQNVFRNALGLDLPRAARDMARLGEKVGMQDLKPGDLVFFNTMRRAFSHVGIYLGDGRFLHAPHRGAEVRIEEMDKTYWLKRFNGGRRLLQDGAGTE from the coding sequence TTGACCCGGTATCCGAACTTTACCCTGACGCTCGCCTCCCTGGCCTTGTCACTCGCACTTGCATTCTCATCGGCAGCCGATGCCGCCGAAAACCCGTCGCAAACCGTCACCCAAAGCGCTCTCCAGTCGATCGAGGGCTACAGCAGCGCCGTCCAGAATCTCGTCAACGAGGGGATGGACTATCTCGGGATCCGCTACCGCTTCGGTGGCAATTCGCCTGAAACAGGGCTCGATTGCAGCGGATTGGTACAAAACGTCTTCCGCAATGCGCTCGGCCTCGATCTGCCTCGTGCGGCACGCGACATGGCGCGCCTCGGCGAGAAGGTCGGCATGCAGGATCTGAAGCCGGGCGACCTGGTCTTCTTCAACACGATGCGACGCGCGTTTTCGCACGTCGGCATCTATCTCGGCGACGGCCGCTTCCTCCACGCGCCTCATCGCGGCGCCGAGGTGCGCATCGAGGAAATGGACAAGACCTACTGGCTGAAGCGCTTCAATGGTGGCCGCCGTCTGCTGCAGGACGGCGCGGGCACCGAATAA
- the thrC gene encoding threonine synthase — translation MKYLSTRGHAARPEFCDILLGGLAPDGGLYLPESYPQISRAELDAWRGLSYAELSFEILSKFITDIPPADLKAICDKTYTADVYCFARPGDNAADITPVHWLEKGRFGLLELSNGPTLAFKDMAMQLLGNLFEYVLDKRGEQINILGATSGDTGSAAEYAMRGKHGVRVFMLSPHGKMSAFQRAQMYSLQDENIYNIAVTGMFDDAQDIVKAVSNDAAFKAKYKIGAVNSINWARVAAQIVYYFKGYFAGTSSNDQQIAFCVPSGNFGNICAGHIARQMGLPISRLILATNENDVLDEFFRTGVYRPRKAAETHVTSSPSMDISKASNFERFIFDLVGRDPAKVAELWKSVDAGGAFDLSGSAEFSRLDNFGFTSGRSSHADRLATIRQVFEQYGAMIDTHTADGVKVAWDCAGSVPAGVPLLVLETALPVKFAETIREALGREPERPAQLEGIEALPQRVEVMAPDVAAVKQFVVRHVAG, via the coding sequence GTGAAGTACCTGTCGACCCGCGGCCATGCCGCTCGCCCCGAGTTTTGCGACATCCTGCTCGGTGGTCTCGCGCCCGACGGCGGCCTCTATCTGCCGGAAAGCTATCCGCAGATCTCGCGCGCCGAGCTCGATGCCTGGCGTGGGCTGTCCTATGCCGAGCTGTCCTTCGAGATCCTGTCGAAGTTCATCACCGACATTCCGCCGGCAGACCTCAAAGCGATCTGCGACAAGACCTACACCGCCGACGTCTACTGCTTCGCGCGTCCCGGCGACAATGCGGCCGACATCACGCCGGTGCATTGGCTGGAAAAGGGCCGCTTCGGGCTGCTGGAGCTTTCGAACGGCCCGACGCTGGCGTTCAAGGACATGGCCATGCAGTTGCTCGGCAACCTGTTCGAGTACGTCCTCGACAAGCGCGGCGAGCAGATCAACATCCTCGGCGCGACCTCCGGCGACACCGGCTCGGCGGCCGAATACGCGATGCGCGGCAAGCACGGCGTGCGCGTGTTCATGCTGTCGCCGCACGGCAAGATGAGCGCATTTCAGCGCGCGCAGATGTACTCGCTGCAGGACGAGAACATCTACAACATCGCCGTCACCGGCATGTTCGACGATGCGCAGGACATCGTGAAGGCGGTGTCGAACGACGCGGCGTTCAAGGCGAAGTACAAGATCGGCGCCGTCAATTCGATCAACTGGGCGCGCGTCGCGGCGCAGATCGTCTATTACTTCAAGGGCTATTTCGCCGGCACGAGCTCCAACGACCAGCAGATCGCGTTCTGCGTGCCCTCGGGCAACTTCGGCAACATCTGCGCCGGGCACATTGCGCGCCAGATGGGCTTGCCGATCTCGCGCCTGATCCTGGCGACGAACGAGAACGACGTGCTCGACGAATTCTTCCGTACCGGTGTGTATCGCCCGCGCAAGGCGGCCGAGACGCACGTAACGTCGAGCCCGTCGATGGACATCTCCAAGGCGTCGAACTTCGAACGCTTCATCTTCGATCTCGTCGGCCGCGATCCGGCCAAAGTCGCCGAGCTGTGGAAGTCCGTCGATGCTGGCGGCGCTTTCGACCTGTCGGGTTCTGCGGAGTTTTCGCGTCTCGACAACTTCGGCTTCACGTCCGGGCGTAGCTCGCATGCCGACCGTCTGGCGACCATCCGTCAGGTGTTCGAGCAGTACGGTGCGATGATCGATACGCACACTGCGGACGGTGTGAAGGTGGCATGGGATTGCGCCGGGAGCGTGCCGGCGGGGGTGCCGCTGCTGGTGCTTGAAACGGCCCTGCCGGTGAAGTTCGCCGAGACGATCCGCGAGGCCCTGGGACGCGAGCCGGAGCGGCCTGCACAGCTGGAAGGCATCGAGGCCTTGCCGCAGCGAGTCGAAGTGATGGCTCCGGACGTCGCCGCGGTGAAGCAGTTCGTCGTCCGGCACGTCGCCGGGTAA
- a CDS encoding peroxiredoxin has product MTADSMPSPDFELPATGGQSVSLAGLRGRNVVFYFYPKDNTPGCTNETMDFRDHHDAFQAAGCAVFGISRDSLKSHENFKAKLGLPFELISDTEELACNAFGVIKMKNMYGKQVRGIERSTFVIGADGRILREWRGVKVPSHAKEVLQFVQSL; this is encoded by the coding sequence ATGACTGCCGACAGCATGCCCAGCCCCGACTTCGAACTCCCCGCGACGGGCGGCCAATCCGTGTCGCTTGCCGGGTTGCGCGGCCGGAACGTGGTGTTCTACTTCTACCCGAAGGACAACACGCCCGGTTGCACCAACGAAACCATGGATTTCCGCGACCACCACGACGCCTTCCAGGCCGCCGGCTGTGCCGTCTTCGGCATCTCGCGCGACAGCCTGAAATCGCATGAAAACTTCAAGGCCAAGCTCGGCCTGCCCTTCGAACTGATTTCGGATACGGAGGAACTCGCCTGCAACGCCTTCGGCGTGATCAAGATGAAGAACATGTACGGCAAGCAGGTTCGCGGCATCGAACGAAGCACCTTCGTGATCGGTGCCGACGGCCGCATCCTGCGCGAATGGCGTGGCGTGAAGGTTCCGAGCCACGCCAAGGAAGTGCTGCAGTTCGTACAGAGTCTCTAA